The sequence below is a genomic window from Neomicrococcus aestuarii.
AGAGCGCTTAAGAACGCTCGGCATCATGGCAGAACTCACGACACGAAACGCTAATTTCAGAAGAGGGCTACCATGGTGCAGGACGTTCCGTTCTTGCCACACCCCTGGGCCTGAAAATGATCGTCGCTAGGTCAACACAGTCCATCGATACTGATTGAGAAAGTAGTCAATGAAGCGCACCGTTTCCGCTCATTTGATCGCCACCGCGCAGCCAGATACCAAACTGGTCTACGCGATCGCCCCGGTCAAGGATCCCGGGTATGACTCCTTCGAGGAGGAGCTGATTGCAACCATCGATGGCAAACCTCTGGAAGTTACCGAGGTCGCTGATTTCCATGGCGGACGTTTCCATGTGGTGGAAACTGAAGAAGGTGGCGTGATTCAGATTGATTACGCTGCCACCATCGTGGGCCAAGCGAACGTGCCCGTGGTGGAGGAAGCGGACTTGATCCGTTACATCCGCCCGTCGCGCTATTGCGAATCGGACACCTTGTTCTCCACGTCTATCGCTAACTTCGGCCAGATGACCGGCAAGGAACTCTTCAACGCTGCGCGCAACTGGGTGAACCAGGAACTTGCCTACGTGTCGGGCTCTTCGCGCGCTACGGACAGCGCCGTCAACACGTTGCTCGCGCGCCGCGGCGTGTGCCGAGATTACTCGCACCTGCTGATTTCGATGCTGCGCGCCAGGAACGTGCCGGCTCGTATGGTGGCCGTTTACGCGCCGCAGTTGGATCCCATGGACTTCCATGCCGTGGTGGAAGCGTACATTGACGGTGAATGGCGCGTGGCAGATGCCACCGGGCTTGCACCTCGTCAAGGTTTCGTGCGCATCGCCACCGGCGAAGATGCCACCGATACCGCGTTCTTGAGCACGGTACGCGGATCCATCATCTTCAATAGGATGCGAGTCACCGCGGAGATCGACGAAGAGCTCACGGATCCCTCTCTCGAAGAACTGGTCGTCCTTCGCTAATTCGAATTTAGGCCAGGTCAGCCAACTTTCGCTTGTCGAAGGAGACCTCGGCCGTAAAGAGAATCCATAACAAAGAAATGCTCCCCGCCTTGAAGAACGGGGAGCACTTTTGTGCGCTGATGCGCGTGTGACTGCGAGAGTTACTCGGTACAAGCTTCTGCGTGGCTAAGGTCAGCGTCGGCAATGATCGAGTTGAGTCGGCTGATCTCTTGCAGCTGCTCGGTGGTGAGCAGGGGCTGCAATAGGCGGTGAATGTGCCGTACGTGCTCGCGACCTACGGCCGCTTGCTTGGCGCGTCCCTCCTTTGTCAGGGAGACCAACACGGCGCGCGAGTCGCTAGGGTCCTTCTGCCGAGTCACCAGACCGCGCTTCTCTAGCCGTTCCGCGGTGCGGGAGAGGCTAGGTTGGCTCATGAGCAGGTGCTCATTGAGGTCAGTGAGGCGGGATGTTCCATCGGGACAGCGCGTGAGGTTGAAGAGGACGTCGTATTCAGACATGGATAAGTCCGCAAATGCGCGCCCCCGCTGTAGCTCGCGCATGACCTTGACCTGAGCGCGGAAAATAGCTTCCCAAGCTTCGGCGCTGGCCCGTACGCTCTTTTGCTGTTCGGGGCTCATGCTGGATTACTCCTTGGTTTCAGAATTTTCGGATGACGACGACGCAGCTTGGGCTTCCTTGGCAGCTACCCGGTTGGCGTGGGTTGGGGGAGCCGGGTGATCCGCTGGGGTGCGAGATTCCAGTTCCTTGCGCAACTCTGGAAGCACCTTGTCTCCGAAGAGATCCAGCTGTTCCAAGACGGTCTTCAACGGCAGGCCGGCGTGATCAACCAAGAAGAGCTGGCGGTGGTAATTGCCGAAGTACTCCTGGAAGGTGAGGGTCTTCTCGAGGACTTCTTGCGGGCTGCCCACGGTCAGTGGGGTCTGCGACGTGAAGTCTTCGAGGGACGGTCCGTGGCCGTACACGGGAGCGTTGTCGAAGTATGGGCGGAACTCGTTGACGGCGTCTTGCGAGTTCTCACGCATGAAGAACTGTCCGCCCAAGCCCACGAATGCCTGGTCTGCCCGACCGTGACCGTAGTGCTCGAAGCGTTCACGGTACAGGCCAATGAGCTGCTGGTAGTGCTCTTTTGGCCAGAAGATGTTGTTGGCGAAGAAGCCGTCACCGTAGTAGGCGGCGATTTCGGCCACTTGAGGCGTGCGGATGGAACCGTGCCAGACGAACGGTGCTACGTCATCTAGTGGGCGCGGGGTAGAGGTGAAGCTCTGCAACGGGGTGCGGTACTTACCCTGCCACGAGACCACATCTTCATCCCAGAGACGGCGAAGCAAGTGATAGTTCTCCACCGTGAGCTCAACGCTGTCTTGTGGGTTCTTGCCGAACCATGGGTACACCGGTGCCGTGTTTCCTCGGCCCAGAACCAAGTCCACGCGACCATCGGAGAGGTGCTGGAGCATCGCAAAGTCTTCAGCGATCTTCACGGGATCATTCGTGGTGATCAAGGTGGTGGCGGTGGACAGAATGATGCGCTCGGTCTGTGCCGCGATGTAGGCGAGCGTCGTAGTGGGGGAGGAGGAGAAGAATGGGCGGTTGTGGTGCTCGCCAATGGCGAAGACGTCCATACCGATTTCTTCGACCTTCTTAGCGATAGCGACCATCGCCTTGACGCGCTCTTGCTCGCTAGGGTACTTCCCGGTGATGGGGTCCTGAGTGATATCTGAAACGCTAAATACGCCAAACTGCATGATTCTCTCCTTATGCTTCACATCAGTTTATATGCAACTGAATATAATAAGAAGAATCCGCTCCAAATTATTCCGGTGGCTTCCGTCACCGAGTGCCACGAAACGAAACGCGAGCGACTCAGCAAAACGCGAACGACTACGCGGCGCGCGTGCGACGCTCCCGCAATCGCTCCACCATGCGGTACAGCACGGGCACCAATACCAGGGTCAGCAAGGTAGAGCTGATCAGTCCACCAATGACGACGACGGCGAGTGGTTGCGAAATGAATCCGCCTCCGCCGGTGAGACCCATGGCCATAGGAGTGAGAGCGAAGATCGTGGCAGCTGCGGTCATGATGATGGGACGCAAACGCTGACGAGCACCTTGCTCAATGGCCTCGTCCAGACTCATCGGAGGCAGTGCCCCGCGAGGTCGCCGGTATTGATTGATGAGGTCAATGAGCACAATGGCGTTCGTGACCACGATTCCCACGAGCATGAGCATGCCGATCAAGGACGGAAGACCAAGGGGTACGCCCGTGATGAGCAACATGCCGATAGCGCCCGTTGCAGCGAATGGCACGGAGACCAACAGAATCAGTGGCTGAATCAGGGACTTGAAGGTAGCCACCATGATCACGTACACAATCGCAACGGCCGCGATGAGCGCGAGACCAAGGTCGCGGAAGGAGTTGGCCTGCTGGACCGCAGCGCCGCCAATCTCTGCGGTAGTGCCCGCGGGGAGTTCGATGGTTTCAAGCCGCTTGGTTACTTCTGCGGAGACTGCGCCCAGGGCGTTCTCCTCAGGAGTGACGGAGACGGTGACAATACGCTCGCCGTTGGAACTCGTGATGGTAGAAAGCGTTTGACTTTCCGTCACTTCGGCAACATCCGAAAGCGTGATCATGCCTTGAGGCGTGAGGATCTCTACTGCTTGAAGCTCAGAGATGGTGTTGACGATCTTGTCACCAGTAATCACCACCGGGTAGTCGGTGTAACCAAAGCGCACGCTGCCAGCGGGAACGGCTGACAATTTGGAGGCGGCAAGACCGCCGACCGCTTCCTCGGTCAGGCCGTAGCTGGCCGCCTTGGCACGGTCTACATCGATGGTGATGACTGGGCTCTCCGTGGTCAGGTTGGATTCGAGGCTCTTGGTGCCTTCAATACCTTCTAGTCCCTTCACCACCGCAGCGTTCGCTTCGGCAAGAAGTTCCGGCGAAGGAGCGGACACGTTGACGCTAACGCTCGAGCCGAAGCCCTGGCCCTGGTTGGTGCTGAAGTTGATTTCTCCCGAAGGCTTCTGCGCAGCAATGGCATCCCGGGCAGCATCCTGAATAGCCTGCTGATCGGCGGATTCAGCCGTGGTCACCGTGAAGTTCGCTTGATCTGCGGTGGAGCCGCCCAGGAAGGCGAACATTCCGCCGGATCCAATGGTGAGCTGGACGTCTTCGACGCCCTCGACGCCACGGAGTGCGGACTCCACCGGCTTGGCAAGACGAGTGGTCTCAGCCAGCGAGCTACCCGCCTGGACCTTCTGGGTAAGACGGAAGGAGTTCTCCCCGGAGCTTCCCAACAAGTTTGTGGGGACCAAAGGAATCATGGCCACCGTTCCCACCAGAATCAGCACGGCAGTCACCAAAGTGATGACCGGGCGCTTCTGGGTCGAACGCAAAACGGGCAAGTAACCGCGCTGCAGCCACGTGTTGCGCTCGCGCTGATGTACTTCGTTGACGTCCGGGAGCGACTCGCTCTGCGCCTCAGATTCATGCACCACAGATTCGCGCGATGTAGATACTTTAGACCCGAGGGAAGACACCGCCCGGTGCTTGCCGGTCCCTGGCGCTACTCCAACGCCAGTGTCCGCGAGAAGCGCGCCTTCGCGAGCTGCGTCGTCGTCCTGAACATCCTCAGCGGAAGCCTTCGCCGACTTTCCACGGCCCAAGAACCAATACGCGAGGACGGGCACAATCGTGAGGGAGACGAAGAGCGAGCCCAACAAAGCGATGGTCATGGTGATCGCAAAGGGACGGAAGAGCTCGCCCGCAATGCCGGACACGAACGCGACCGGCAAGAACACCGCAACCGTGGTGAGCGTCGCTGCGGTGACGGCTGTGGCCACTTCACGCACAGCCTGCAAGATGGCGCGGCCCTTCGGCTCACCGTATTCGAGGTGGCGCTTGATGTTTTCGATGACCACAATCGAGTCATCCACCACACGGCCAATCGAAATGGTCAAGGCG
It includes:
- a CDS encoding MarR family winged helix-turn-helix transcriptional regulator, whose translation is MSPEQQKSVRASAEAWEAIFRAQVKVMRELQRGRAFADLSMSEYDVLFNLTRCPDGTSRLTDLNEHLLMSQPSLSRTAERLEKRGLVTRQKDPSDSRAVLVSLTKEGRAKQAAVGREHVRHIHRLLQPLLTTEQLQEISRLNSIIADADLSHAEACTE
- a CDS encoding transglutaminase-like domain-containing protein; this translates as MKRTVSAHLIATAQPDTKLVYAIAPVKDPGYDSFEEELIATIDGKPLEVTEVADFHGGRFHVVETEEGGVIQIDYAATIVGQANVPVVEEADLIRYIRPSRYCESDTLFSTSIANFGQMTGKELFNAARNWVNQELAYVSGSSRATDSAVNTLLARRGVCRDYSHLLISMLRARNVPARMVAVYAPQLDPMDFHAVVEAYIDGEWRVADATGLAPRQGFVRIATGEDATDTAFLSTVRGSIIFNRMRVTAEIDEELTDPSLEELVVLR
- a CDS encoding efflux RND transporter permease subunit translates to MHRLANFSLGNKALIALVSVFISIFGVLAMGGLKQEIIPSLEFPQVAVVTQLPGASPEVVDKQVSEPLESALQAVEGLESSSATSRQGVSTVSLSFVYGTNLDRARSQVDRAISNVRAQLPDDANPQSFSGSVSDFPVVFMAVSSDQDLSELKSDLERLTVPRLTKLEGVRSVDVSGGTEQRISIAPNETELTARGYTTQSITDALSKNAGLFPVGSLNEGKQSLPVQAGTTVNSIEDIQNIPLAANDSVAPAVPVPDPDNPTATPSTPSTPSMESQTTLIKDVADVMLANAPATSITRTNGVETLSLSLTKTPEGDTVRISHAVADLVDELETELGNNATITTVFDQAPFIEKSIKDLTVEGLLGLGFAVIVILVFLMSLRSTIVTAISIPLSLLVTFIGLQAFGFSLNLLTLGALTISIGRVVDDSIVVIENIKRHLEYGEPKGRAILQAVREVATAVTAATLTTVAVFLPVAFVSGIAGELFRPFAITMTIALLGSLFVSLTIVPVLAYWFLGRGKSAKASAEDVQDDDAAREGALLADTGVGVAPGTGKHRAVSSLGSKVSTSRESVVHESEAQSESLPDVNEVHQRERNTWLQRGYLPVLRSTQKRPVITLVTAVLILVGTVAMIPLVPTNLLGSSGENSFRLTQKVQAGSSLAETTRLAKPVESALRGVEGVEDVQLTIGSGGMFAFLGGSTADQANFTVTTAESADQQAIQDAARDAIAAQKPSGEINFSTNQGQGFGSSVSVNVSAPSPELLAEANAAVVKGLEGIEGTKSLESNLTTESPVITIDVDRAKAASYGLTEEAVGGLAASKLSAVPAGSVRFGYTDYPVVITGDKIVNTISELQAVEILTPQGMITLSDVAEVTESQTLSTITSSNGERIVTVSVTPEENALGAVSAEVTKRLETIELPAGTTAEIGGAAVQQANSFRDLGLALIAAVAIVYVIMVATFKSLIQPLILLVSVPFAATGAIGMLLITGVPLGLPSLIGMLMLVGIVVTNAIVLIDLINQYRRPRGALPPMSLDEAIEQGARQRLRPIIMTAAATIFALTPMAMGLTGGGGFISQPLAVVVIGGLISSTLLTLVLVPVLYRMVERLRERRTRAA
- a CDS encoding LLM class flavin-dependent oxidoreductase, encoding MQFGVFSVSDITQDPITGKYPSEQERVKAMVAIAKKVEEIGMDVFAIGEHHNRPFFSSSPTTTLAYIAAQTERIILSTATTLITTNDPVKIAEDFAMLQHLSDGRVDLVLGRGNTAPVYPWFGKNPQDSVELTVENYHLLRRLWDEDVVSWQGKYRTPLQSFTSTPRPLDDVAPFVWHGSIRTPQVAEIAAYYGDGFFANNIFWPKEHYQQLIGLYRERFEHYGHGRADQAFVGLGGQFFMRENSQDAVNEFRPYFDNAPVYGHGPSLEDFTSQTPLTVGSPQEVLEKTLTFQEYFGNYHRQLFLVDHAGLPLKTVLEQLDLFGDKVLPELRKELESRTPADHPAPPTHANRVAAKEAQAASSSSENSETKE